In one Saimiri boliviensis isolate mSaiBol1 chromosome 19, mSaiBol1.pri, whole genome shotgun sequence genomic region, the following are encoded:
- the LOC101052132 gene encoding lymphotactin gives MRLLILALLGICCLTAYIVEGIGSEVSDKSVCVSLTTQRLPIHRIKTYTIKEGSFKAVIFITKRGLKVCADSQARWVSDMVKSLDRRSKTTNNMTRTKPTGTQQSTNTAVTMTA, from the exons ATGAGACTTCTCATCCTGGCCCTCCTTGGCATCTGCTGTCTTACTGCGTACATTGTGGAAG GTATAGGGAGTGAAGTCTCAGATAAGAGTGTCTGTGTGAGCCTCACTACCCAGAGACTGCCAATTCACAGAATCAAGACCTACACCATCAAGGAAGGCTCCTTCAAAGCAGTAAT TTTTATTACCAAACGTGGCCTAAAAGTCTGTGCTGATTCACAAGCCAGGTGGGTGAGCGACATGGTCAAGAGCCTGGACAGGAGGTCCAAGACCACAAATAACATGACCCGGACCAAGCCAACAGGAACCCAGCAATCAACCAATACAGCTGTGACCATGACTGCGTAG